In one Fusarium keratoplasticum isolate Fu6.1 chromosome 5, whole genome shotgun sequence genomic region, the following are encoded:
- a CDS encoding NACHT domain-containing protein, whose translation MSYSNQPNQWVPDLVHNSKLTIHSRADGVTKHTVRDSNQPHRRRSARREETWHQQRQLGSGSFGCVWLEKCISGPRIGKLRAVKEMRKDTSLPVPYMRELEAMAIFRNDEYVDCFVEFYGWFEYENMVFIAMEYIEHGDLQNYMSQPFSEAHAKVICSQLVEGLGYMHKKGFAHRDLKPKNILVYRPEPDWWVKIGDLGIAKRTKQDGTALHTKIYTRSYAAPEVRVLPRNQSSSSTDEAFSYTFAVDMWALGELLFRMMAQCAVFPNDVDLFNYYASDQPPFPLAPLKDIGVSQDCCSFVTKCMAAKPEDRLTASDAAVHPWVQISRLSSRSSSHSSLRRAPEEPPSIADGDPGRTMTPHPQVVCHFEATAQWTTDPQEPRQVRDLQIMRPISSAIISGDPSNVSQHSPAASSVETTTLMDGQVHASLLQAAEKEHESVAKPRPEDGAEITIPDNDTQRRDTLVKLDALPPGRDSTYERIMERIDGSKHAVLCREVLAIVSVVYRPIALNELKVLVQSPGSFTDDHLKEVVRSCSSFLTLREGVVCFVRQSAKDFLLNKASGHIMPFGIAHQHHALFSRSLAALLKTLRRDIYSLSTPGFPIDRVSPPDTDPLSSIRYSCVYWVDHLHDSDSTEVDNVLQDNGNVHGFIQENFLYWLECLGLLRSMSEGVKAVHKLEALVKNAEAQQLTKLLRDARRFILSNRRPIEIAPLQAYASALVFSPEHSLIRELFKVEEPDWMILKPRMEADWNACEQTLKGHGGSVSSVAFSADGRRLASGSDDRTVRIWDAATGACVQTLEGHGDWVTSVAFSADGRRLASGSWDQTVRIWDAATGACVQALKGHGGSVTSVAFSADGQYLASGSWDQTVKIWDAATGAYMQTLEGHGGSVSSVAFSADGRRLASGSDDQTVKIWDAAIGACVQTLEGYGGSVTSVAFSADGRRLASGSRDKTVRIWDAATGACVQTLEGHGGWVTSVAFSADGRRLASGLYNRTVRILDAATGACVQTLEGHGGSVTSVAFSADGRRLASGSRDQMVKIWDAAIGACVQTLEGYGGLISSVAFSADGRRLASGSQDQTVRIWDAATGACVQTLEGHGDWVTSVAFSADGRRLASGSWDQTVRIWDAATGACVQALEGHGGWVTSVAFSADGRRLASGSWDQTVKIWDAAIGACMQTLKGHGGSVTSVAFSADGQYLASGSWDQTVKIWDAATGAYMQTLEGHGGSVSSVAFSADGRRLASGSDDQTVKIWDAATGACVQTLEGYGGSVSSVAFSADGRRLASGSYNRTVRIWDAATGACVQTLEGHGGSVTSVAFSADGRRLASGSWDQTVRIWDAATGACVQALKGYSGWVTSVAFSADGEHLASGLYNRTVRIWDAAIGACVQTLEGHGGSVTSVAFSADGQRLASGSRDKTVRIWDAATGACMQTLKGHGWVFSADGWVTSVAFSADGRRLASGSRDQTVRIWDAAIGACVQTLEGHGGWVTSVAFSADGRRLASGSRDQTVRIWDAATGACMQTLEGHGGSVTSVAFSADGRRLASGSDDQTVRIWDAATGACVQTLNVGRLLYRLSFDPTTNSRLSTDIGLLNLELPNQTPAIDAQSTEETILQCASHSGYGISTDGVWVVKDEMNMLWLPSEYRPVESAVVGSMVAFSCASGRVLAMKFS comes from the exons ATGAGCTACTCAAACCAGCCGAACCAATGGGTTCCCGACCTCGTCCACAACTCTAAACTGACCATCCATTCCCGCGCCGACGGTGTGACCAAGCACACCGTCCGCGACTCGAACCAGCCCCATCGCCGGCGGTCGGCCCGTCGAGAGGAGACGTGGCATCAACAGCGGCAGCTTGGCAGTGGCAGCTTCGGATGCGTCTGGCTAGAGAAGTGTATCTCTGGGCCCCGGATAGGCAAGCTCCgggccgtcaaggagatgcgCAAGGATACCTCGCTGCCGGTACCGTACATGCGAGAGCTTGAGGCAATGGCCATATTTCGGAACGATGAG TATGTCGATTGCTTCGTTGAGTTCTATGGCTGGTTCGAGTACGAGAATATGGTCTTCATCGCAATGGAGTATATTGAGCACGGAGACCTCCAAAACTACATGAGCCAGCCCTTTTCTGAGGCCCATGCAAAGGTCATTTGCTCCCAACTGGTCGAGGGCCTTGGATACATGCACAAAAAGGGCTTTGCTCACCGCGATCTCAAACCGAAG AACATCCTCGTCTACCGACCCGAGCCCGACTGGTGGGTCAAGATCGGCGACCTTGGCATCGCCAAGCGTACTAAGCAAGACGGCACGGCTCTCCATACCAAGATCTACACGAGAAGCTATGCGGCTCCCGAAGTCAGGGTGCTTCCTCGTAACCAGAGCTCGTCATCGACCGATGAGGCCTTCTCCTACACCTTCGCTGTCGACATGTGGGCGCTCGGCGAGCTGCTGTTCCGTATGATGGCCCAGTGCGCCGTCTTCCCTAACGATGTGGACCTTTTCAACTACTACGCCTCGGACCAACCACCGTTCCCCTTAGCGCCGCTAAAAGACATTGGAGTGAGTCAGGACTGCTGCAGCTTCGTCACTAAATGCATGGCAGCCAAACCCGAGGATCGTCTCACGGCCTCCGACGCCGCTGTGCACCCTTGGGTGCAAATCTCGCGGCTGTCATCACGATCCAGCAGCCATAGCTCATTGAGGAG GGCGCCCGAAGAACCACCGTCCATTGCCGACGGGGACCCGGGGCGGACCATGACACCACATCCGCAGGTGGTCTGTCATTTCGAGGCAACAGCTCAGTGGACAACCGATCCCCAGGAACCTCGACAGGTCCGGGATCTCCAGATTATGCGGCCGATTTCAagcgccatcatctccgGCGATCCTTCCAATGTATCTCAACATAGCCCAGCAGCGAGTTCCGTTGAAACAACCACCCTGATGGACGGTCAGGTCCATGCAAGTCTATTGCAGGCAGCAGAAAAAGAGCACGAGAGCGTGGCTAAGCCACGCCCTGAGGACGGGGCTGAGATCACGATTCCGGACAATGATACCCAACGACGGGACACTCTCGTTAAACTAGACGCGCTCCCCCCCGGGCGGGATTCCACTTACGAGCGAATAATGGAACGCATTGATGGCTCGAAACATGCAGTTCTCTGCAGGGAAGTCCTGGCCATTGTCTCAGTCGTCTACCGCCCGATTGCCTTGAATGAGCTGAAGGTTCTGGTTCAGTCACCTGGGAGCTTTACCGATGACCACTTGAAAGAAGTCGTCAGGTCTTGCAGCTCGTTCTTGACTCTTCGAGAAGGCGTCGTTTGCTTCGTGCGTCAATCGGCGAAAGATTTCCTCCTTAACAAAGCATCCGGCCACATCATGCCTTTTGGCATCGCGCACCAGCACCATGccctcttctcgaggtcgCTAGCGGCCCTGTTAAAAACCCTCCGGCGCGACATTTACAGCCTAAGCACTCCGGGATTTCCCATCGATCGGGTTTCGCCGCCCGACACCGACCCATTGTCTTCGATTCGATATTCATGCGTCTATTGGGTCGACCATCTCCACGACTCAGATTCCACAGAGGTCGACAATGTTCTACAGGATAACGGCAACGTCCATGGATTCATCCAGGAGAACTTTCTGTATTGGCTGGAATGTCTTGGTCTCCTACGGAGCATGTCAGAGGGAGTCAAGGCGGTACACAAGCTTGAGGCTTTAGTG AAAAATGCGGAAGCGCAGCAACTTACAAAACTGCTTCGAGACGCGCGTCGTTTCATTCTTTCTAACAGACGGCCAATCGAGATTGCTCCATTGCAGGCCTATGCGTCCGCGCTCGTGTTCAGTCCCGAACACAGTCTCATTAGAGAGCTCTTCAAGGTGGAGGAGCCGGATTGGATGATATTGAAGCCAAGAATGGAGGCAGATTGGAACGCTTGCGAGCAGACGCTCaagggccatggcggctcGGTGTCatcggtggccttctcggcggacGGCCGGCGTCTCGCGTCGGGCTCAGACGACCGGACGGTTAGGATCTGGGACGCGGCGACAGGCGCGTGCGTGCAGACGCTtgagggccatggcgacTGGGTGacgtcggtggccttctcggcggacGGCCGGCGTCTCGCGTCGGGCTCGTGGGATCAGACGGTCAGGATCTGGGACGCGGCGACAGGCGCGTGCGTGCAGGCGCTTaagggccatggcggctcGGTGacgtcggtggccttctcggcggacGGCCAGTATCTCGCGTCGGGCTCATGGGATCAGAcggtcaagatctgggacgCGGCGACAGGCGCGTACATGCAGACGCTCGAGGGCCACGGCGGCTCGGTGTCATcagtggccttctcggcggacGGCCGGCGTCTCGCATCGGGCTCAGATGATCAGACGGTTAAGATCTGGGACGCGGCGATAGGCGCGTGCGTGCAGACGCTCGAGGGCTATGGCGGCTCGGTGacgtcggtggccttctcggcggacGGCCGGCGTCTCGCGTCGGGCTCGCGGGATAAGACGGTCAGGATCTGGGACGCGGCGACAGGCGCGTGCGTGCAGACGctcgagggccatggcggctgggtgacgtcggtggccttctcggcagaCGGCCGGCGTCTCGCATCAGGCTTATATAACCGGACGGTTAGGATCTTAGATGCGGCGACAGGCGCGTGCGTGCAGACGCttgagggccatggcggctcGGTGacgtcggtggccttctcggcggacGGCCGGCGTCTCGCGTCGGGCTCGCGGGATCAGATGGTTAAGATCTGGGACGCGGCGATAGGCGCGTGCGTGCAGACGCTCGAGGGCTATGGCGGCTTAATATCATcagtggccttctcggcggacGGCCGGCGTCTCGCGTCGGGCTCGCAGGACCAGACGGTCAGGATCTGGGATGCGGCGACAGGCGCGTGCGTGCAGACGCTtgagggccatggcgacTGGGTGacgtcggtggccttctcggcggacGGCCGGCGTCTCGCGTCGGGCTCGTGGGATCAGACGGTCAGGATCTGGGACGCGGCGACAGGCGCGTGCGTGCAGGCGctcgagggccatggcggctgggtgacgtcggtggccttctcggcggacGGCCGGCGTCTCGCGTCAGGCTCGTGGGATCAGACGGTTAAGATCTGGGACGCGGCGATAGGCGCATGTATGCAGACGCTTaagggccatggcggctcGGTGacgtcggtggccttctcggcggacGGCCAGTATCTCGCGTCGGGCTCATGGGATCAGAcggtcaagatctgggacgCGGCGACAGGCGCGTACATGCAGACGCTCGAGGGCCACGGCGGCTCGGTGTCATcagtggccttctcggcggacGGCCGGCGTCTCGCATCGGGCTCAGATGATCAGACGGTTAAGATCTGGGACGCGGCGACAGGCGCGTGCGTGCAGACGCTCGAGGGCTATGGCGGCTCGGTATCatcggtggccttctcggcagaCGGCCGGCGTCTCGCATCAGGCTCATATAACCGGACGGTTAGGATCTGGGATGCGGCGACAGGCGCGTGCGTGCAGACGCttgagggccatggcggctcGGTGacgtcggtggccttctcggcggacGGCCGGCGTCTCGCGTCGGGCTCGTGGGATCAGACGGTCAGGATCTGGGACGCGGCAACAGGCGCGTGCGTGCAGGCGCTTAAGGGCTATAGCGGCTGGGTGacgtcggtggccttctcggcagaCGGCGAGCATCTCGCATCAGGCTTATATAACCGGACGGTTAGGATCTGGGATGCAGCGATAGGCGCGTGCGTGCAGACGCttgagggccatggcggctcGGTGacgtcggtggccttctcggcggacGGCCAGCGTCTCGCATCGGGCTCGCGGGATAAGACGGTCAGGATCTGGGACGCGGCGACAGGCGCGTGCATGCAGACGCTTAAGGGCCATGGCTGGGTGTTCTCGGCTGACGGCTGGGTGacgtcggtggccttctcggcggacGGCCGGCGTCTCGCGTCGGGCTCGCGGGATCAGACGGTCAGGATCTGGGATGCGGCGATAGGCGCGTGCGTGCAGACGctcgagggccatggcggctgggtgacgtcggtggccttctcggcggacGGCCGGCGTCTCGCGTCGGGCTCGCGGGATCAGACGGTCAGGATCTGGGACGCGGCGACAGGCGCGTGCATGCAGACGctcgagggccatggcggctcGGTGacgtcggtggccttctcggcggacGGCCGGCGTCTCGCGTCGGGCTCGGACGATCAGACGGTCAGGATCTGGGACGCGGCGACAGGCGCGTGCGTGCAGACACTCAACGTCGGGAGACTATTATATCGCCTTTCATTCGATCCAACAACTAACTCTCGCCTCTCTACTGACATTGGACTTCTGAACTTGGAACTACCGAATCAAACGCCTGCTATTGACGCCCAGTCCACTGAGGAGACCATCTTACAATGTGCTAGCCACTCCGGTTACGGTATAAGCACCGACGGGGTATGGGTCGTGAAGGATGAAATGAATATGCTTTGGCTACCTTCGGAGTATCGCCCGGTGGAATCGGCTGTGGTTGGATCAATGGTCGCTT